GTAGATACCTCTTTTATCTTTGTGTCAAGAGATTTTACTAAAAAACTGTAAGCTAAAGTCATTTAAATGAAATTGTTAGCAGGACTATTTCAGGATAGCTATTGGTACGGATTGGCGGTCCCCATGTACCATAACCGCTTGATACATATACATGAGTATTGTTAATTATTTTATATCCCCAGCTGACTTCATACAGTTCGGCTGTAATATAATGGAACGGAAATAATTGACCATGATGTGAATGACCTGAAAGCAGGAGGTCAACCGGATATGTTGCTGTTTGCAGAATTTTGAATGGCTGATGATCAATTACTATGATAGGTTTTGAAACATCAACCTGTTTCATGAGTTCTTTCAATGATGCACGGTGTATTCCAGTAAATGCAAATTTGCTTCGGTCATCACGGCCAATGATCTGT
The Spirochaetota bacterium DNA segment above includes these coding regions:
- a CDS encoding metallophosphoesterase, with product QIIGRDDRSKFAFTGIHRASLKELMKQVDVSKPIIVIDHQPFKILQTATYPVDLLLSGHSHHGQLFPFHYITAELYEVSWGYKIINNTHVYVSSGYGTWGPPIRTNSYPEIVLLTISFK